The following proteins come from a genomic window of Deinococcus depolymerans:
- a CDS encoding maltose ABC transporter substrate-binding protein, with protein sequence MKKALTVLSLALISQASAATLTVWTHFGDAELAWLRTQAAQYKAKTGDTVNIVSVPFDQIPDKLIQSAPKGQGPDLVTTLPQDRLGQLAAAGVIEPMDKYVTSKTDLDKTAVNALTYQGKLFGIPMFAEAVAVVYNKKLVPSAPTTWSAFLATAQKNTGSGKFGYLADLSNAYMQYGIVSAYGGYVFKNTGGTLNTKDVGLANAGADKASAFLNDLRYKYNLVPEGVDGGAAKSAFVDGRLAMFLTGPWDMGDIKKAGVDYGIMTFPTPPGASGKWSPFVGVQGTMLNSYSKNKAAAAAFARQISSSDAQVAFNKAGGRIPVSLSARTKLKADPVVVGFGKSISAGTPMPNVPQMGAVWGPWSNAIAQSVQKPNQNYGQILDKAVQEINSNIK encoded by the coding sequence ATGAAAAAAGCACTGACTGTCCTCTCCCTCGCGCTGATCAGCCAGGCCAGCGCCGCCACCCTGACCGTCTGGACGCACTTCGGCGACGCCGAACTCGCGTGGCTGCGCACCCAGGCCGCCCAGTACAAGGCCAAGACCGGCGACACCGTCAACATCGTCAGCGTCCCCTTCGACCAGATTCCCGACAAGCTGATCCAGAGCGCCCCCAAGGGCCAGGGCCCCGACCTCGTCACCACCCTCCCCCAGGACCGCCTCGGCCAGCTGGCTGCCGCCGGCGTCATCGAGCCGATGGACAAGTACGTCACCAGCAAGACCGACCTCGACAAGACCGCCGTCAACGCCCTGACCTACCAGGGCAAACTGTTCGGCATCCCCATGTTCGCCGAAGCGGTCGCCGTCGTGTACAACAAGAAACTCGTGCCCAGCGCCCCCACCACCTGGAGCGCGTTCCTGGCCACCGCGCAGAAGAACACCGGCAGCGGTAAATTCGGCTACCTCGCCGACCTCAGCAACGCCTACATGCAGTACGGGATCGTCAGCGCCTACGGCGGCTACGTCTTCAAGAACACCGGCGGCACCCTGAACACCAAGGACGTGGGCCTCGCCAACGCCGGCGCCGACAAGGCCAGCGCCTTCCTGAACGACCTGCGCTACAAGTACAACCTCGTGCCCGAGGGCGTGGACGGCGGCGCCGCCAAGAGTGCCTTCGTGGACGGCCGCCTCGCCATGTTCCTCACCGGACCCTGGGACATGGGCGACATCAAGAAGGCCGGCGTCGACTACGGCATCATGACCTTCCCCACCCCTCCCGGCGCCAGCGGCAAGTGGAGCCCCTTCGTGGGCGTGCAGGGCACCATGCTGAACTCCTACAGCAAGAACAAGGCCGCCGCGGCCGCCTTCGCCCGCCAGATCAGCTCCAGTGACGCCCAGGTCGCCTTCAACAAGGCCGGCGGCCGCATCCCCGTCAGCCTCAGCGCCCGCACCAAACTGAAAGCCGACCCCGTGGTCGTGGGCTTCGGCAAGAGCATCAGCGCCGGCACCCCCATGCCCAACGTGCCCCAGATGGGCGCCGTGTGGGGCCCCTGGAGCAACGCCATCGCCCAGAGCGTCCAGAAGCCCAACCAGAACTACGGCCAGATCCTCGACAAGGCCGTGCAGGAAATCAACAGCAACATCAAGTGA
- a CDS encoding RsmB/NOP family class I SAM-dependent RNA methyltransferase: MRVLLRVLNGDAFAAPALDDALQQARLPGRDSGLATHVVYGTLRHALTLDRALSPMLKGETHPKTRAVLMAGAFEKLFLGTAPHAVASEYVNLARGARLGPPALVNAVLRRVTLPDATDETRTELPGWLADLYRAAFGEQAGAVMADLLRPQPLWLSLSDAGVRALEEEGSVVHPGVQGVDRVELDRPLRRTAAYERGQAQPINPASLACVDALGDVSGVRVLDLAGGAGVKAAMLATRGAQVTSVDLVARKHDAARGNLRRLGLKAEFVTHDLTEPLQLEPAAVVLLDAPCTGSGTLRSHPEIKLRLTPDAVQEMAALQARMLPNAAALVQPGGTLVYSVCSVTPQEGPQVVQAFLDAHPDFEAQPVTGVEVPTVPAGPGVLTVPDGGIDGFFIARMVRRA, encoded by the coding sequence GTGCGGGTGCTGCTGCGCGTGCTGAACGGCGACGCCTTCGCCGCCCCGGCACTGGACGACGCCCTGCAACAGGCGCGGCTGCCGGGCCGGGACTCGGGACTGGCGACGCACGTCGTGTACGGCACGCTGCGGCACGCGCTGACGCTGGACCGCGCCCTGAGCCCCATGCTGAAGGGCGAGACGCACCCGAAGACGCGGGCCGTCCTGATGGCCGGGGCGTTCGAGAAACTGTTCCTGGGCACCGCGCCGCACGCCGTGGCGAGCGAGTACGTGAACCTCGCCCGTGGGGCGCGGCTGGGACCGCCCGCGCTGGTGAACGCCGTGCTGCGCCGCGTGACGCTGCCCGACGCGACCGACGAGACCCGCACGGAACTGCCCGGCTGGCTGGCCGACCTGTACCGCGCGGCGTTCGGTGAGCAGGCGGGCGCGGTCATGGCGGACCTGCTGCGCCCGCAACCGCTGTGGCTGAGCCTGTCGGACGCGGGCGTGCGCGCCCTGGAGGAAGAGGGCAGCGTCGTGCATCCGGGCGTGCAGGGCGTGGACCGCGTGGAACTGGACCGCCCGCTGCGCCGCACCGCCGCGTATGAACGCGGGCAGGCGCAGCCGATCAACCCGGCCAGTCTGGCCTGCGTGGACGCGCTGGGCGACGTGAGCGGCGTGCGCGTGCTGGACCTGGCGGGCGGGGCGGGCGTGAAGGCCGCGATGCTCGCCACGCGCGGCGCGCAGGTCACCAGCGTGGACCTCGTGGCCCGCAAGCACGACGCGGCGCGCGGAAACCTGCGCCGCCTGGGCCTGAAAGCCGAGTTCGTGACGCACGACCTGACCGAACCCCTGCAACTGGAACCGGCGGCCGTGGTGCTGCTGGACGCCCCCTGCACCGGCAGCGGCACGCTACGCAGCCACCCGGAAATCAAGTTGCGCCTCACGCCGGACGCCGTGCAGGAGATGGCGGCGCTTCAGGCGCGGATGCTGCCGAACGCGGCGGCGCTGGTGCAGCCCGGCGGGACGCTGGTGTACTCGGTGTGCTCGGTCACGCCGCAGGAAGGACCGCAGGTCGTGCAGGCCTTCCTCGACGCCCACCCGGACTTCGAGGCGCAGCCCGTGACGGGCGTCGAGGTGCCCACCGTCCCGGCGGGACCGGGCGTGCTGACCGTCCCGGACGGCGGCATCGACGGGTTCTTCATCGCGCGGATGGTGCGCCGGGCGTAA
- the deoD gene encoding purine-nucleoside phosphorylase, which translates to MSIHLNAEPGQIAETVLLPGDPLRAKHIAETFLTDPVLHNTVRGMHGYTGTYKGQRVSVQGTGMGIASSMIYVSELITQYGCKNLIRVGTAGSYQENVHVRDIVLAQAACTDSNINNIRFGAKNFAPIADFDLLMRAYQIARERGHTTHVGNIMSSDTFYHDDFDQYKIWADFGVLAVEMEAAGLYTLAAKHGVRALTVLTISDHLVTREETTAEERQLTFNAMIEIALDAALGQ; encoded by the coding sequence ATGAGTATTCACCTGAACGCCGAACCGGGCCAGATCGCCGAAACCGTCCTCCTGCCGGGCGACCCCCTGCGCGCCAAGCACATCGCCGAGACCTTCCTCACCGACCCCGTCCTGCACAACACCGTGCGCGGCATGCACGGCTACACCGGCACGTACAAGGGCCAGCGGGTCAGCGTGCAGGGCACCGGCATGGGCATCGCCAGTTCCATGATCTACGTCAGCGAACTGATCACGCAGTACGGCTGCAAGAACCTGATCCGCGTCGGCACCGCCGGCAGCTACCAGGAGAACGTGCACGTCCGCGACATCGTGCTCGCGCAGGCGGCCTGCACGGACAGCAACATCAACAACATCCGCTTCGGCGCGAAGAACTTCGCGCCTATCGCGGACTTCGACCTGCTGATGCGCGCCTACCAGATCGCCCGCGAACGCGGCCACACCACGCACGTCGGGAACATCATGAGCAGCGACACCTTCTACCACGACGATTTCGACCAGTACAAAATCTGGGCGGACTTCGGCGTGCTGGCCGTCGAGATGGAAGCCGCCGGACTGTACACCCTGGCCGCCAAGCACGGCGTCCGGGCCCTGACCGTCCTGACCATCAGCGACCACCTCGTCACCCGCGAGGAGACCACCGCCGAGGAACGCCAGCTGACCTTCAACGCCATGATCGAGATCGCCCTCGACGCCGCGCTGGGCCAGTAA
- a CDS encoding MFS transporter, whose protein sequence is MPATPTPSTATGRTRLTLFFTIFIAMLGLSVLFPIIAPLGRQLGLTETQTGWFSTGYSLMQFIFSPIWGSRSERQGRKPVLLLGLVGFSISFGLFGILAQLGLQGALGGTALFALLVASRLIGGVLSSATLPTAQAMMADLSDKNDRAASLGLIGAAFGLGVVFGPAIGALLSTVSLTAPIFFSTALGLVTALVAWRTLPETRRAGSTEPATGSRRALLGQGAIPLFLAISALSTLASVGMEQTIGFYVQDTLKLTPEGAARTVGGMLTIFGLVAALVQGGAIRPLAKKLPTTPLVAAGLLIMAAGMFLLPTGQSFWPITLALAVIGIGSAVLSPSLSAALSLSVTEDQQGAVAGLNSSALALGRMTGPLIGTGLYQTAGHAAPYLLSGGVLTALLIWTLISRPRVNTA, encoded by the coding sequence ATGCCGGCCACCCCCACTCCCTCCACAGCCACGGGCCGCACGCGCCTGACGCTGTTCTTCACCATCTTCATCGCCATGCTGGGCCTCAGCGTCCTGTTCCCCATCATCGCGCCCCTGGGCCGCCAGCTCGGCCTGACCGAGACCCAGACCGGCTGGTTCTCCACCGGCTACTCCCTGATGCAGTTCATCTTCTCCCCCATCTGGGGAAGCCGCAGCGAACGCCAGGGCCGCAAACCTGTGCTGCTGCTGGGCCTCGTGGGCTTTTCCATCAGCTTCGGCCTGTTCGGCATCCTCGCCCAGCTGGGCCTCCAGGGCGCACTGGGCGGCACCGCCCTGTTCGCGCTGCTGGTCGCCTCCCGCCTGATCGGCGGCGTGCTGTCCAGTGCCACCCTGCCCACCGCGCAGGCCATGATGGCCGACCTGAGCGACAAGAACGACCGCGCCGCCAGCCTCGGCCTGATCGGCGCCGCCTTCGGGCTGGGCGTCGTGTTCGGCCCCGCCATCGGCGCACTCCTGAGCACCGTCAGCCTCACCGCGCCCATCTTCTTCAGCACCGCGCTGGGCCTGGTCACTGCGCTGGTCGCGTGGCGCACCCTGCCCGAAACGCGCCGCGCCGGCAGCACCGAACCCGCCACCGGCAGCCGCCGCGCCCTGCTGGGCCAGGGCGCCATCCCGCTGTTCCTGGCGATCAGCGCCCTGAGCACCCTCGCCAGCGTCGGCATGGAACAGACCATCGGCTTCTACGTGCAGGACACCCTGAAGCTCACCCCGGAAGGCGCGGCCCGCACCGTCGGCGGCATGCTGACCATCTTCGGACTGGTCGCCGCGCTCGTGCAGGGCGGCGCCATCCGGCCCCTCGCGAAGAAACTGCCCACCACGCCGCTGGTCGCCGCCGGGCTGCTGATCATGGCCGCCGGCATGTTCCTGCTGCCCACCGGCCAGAGCTTCTGGCCGATCACGCTGGCCCTGGCCGTCATCGGGATCGGCAGCGCCGTCCTGAGCCCCAGCCTCAGCGCCGCCCTGAGCCTCAGCGTCACCGAGGACCAGCAGGGCGCGGTCGCCGGACTGAACTCCAGCGCCCTCGCCCTGGGCCGCATGACCGGCCCGCTGATCGGCACCGGCCTGTACCAGACCGCCGGACACGCCGCCCCCTACCTCCTGAGCGGCGGCGTCCTGACCGCCCTGCTGATCTGGACACTGATCAGCCGGCCCAGGGTGAATACCGCCTGA